The Acinetobacter shaoyimingii DNA segment GGCATTTGTCTTGGTATGTCCTCAATTATCATTCAGAAAATCGTATATGGTTAAATGAAGACTATTATGACTATCGTGTATTCACGACATATTGTCAGATATTGTTGACCGTAGTGGTGTCATGTATCACTTTTTTATTTAGACGCAATCGTTTATTTCGAAAATTCATGGGATGGTTTATCCCGCTTTATTTCGGCTGTTTACTCATCTATTCTGCACAAACCGTTGGTATTTATAGTCCTGCTGCCATGGCGGGGATCGTCAATATTCTCTTGATTGGATTTGTGTTTTATCAGCCTAAAGTGATTTATAGCATTGCTGTAATCGTCACTGTATATGTGGTGGCGATTTGTTATTTGACCTCAATAGATGTGATGCCTTATGCACCACTGTTTAGTGAGCAGTTAAATCAGAGTAACTTTTATAAAAATGAGTTTTGGATGAAAAGCATGGCGATTTTATATATTCCCATCTTGATCATCTCAGCACTATTTTTTGAAATTTTACTGTCCCAATGGCGTCGCAAAGAAAAAAGAATTGAAACTTTAAGTCGGGTAGATAGTTTGACGGAAGTTTATAATCGACGTTATGTCAGTGATTTTTTAACCTCGTTATATAAAAGCAAAGATTCGAAATATAGTGTGATCTTGCTCGATTTAGATTTTTTCAAAATGATTAATGACAGTTATGGTCATGATGCAGGGGATGAAGTTCTACGTCGTGTCGCTAAAATTTTAAAATCTTCTATGCGTTACCACGATGTGGTTGGTCGTTTTGGTGGTGAAGAGTTTATTTTGATTTTACCGAACCAAAGTTTGCAATTGGCTGTGGAGATTGCTGATCGTTGTCGTAAAGCTATTCATAATGAAGCTATGCTTTTACCCAATGGTGAAGAGATCCATGTTTCAGCCAGCTTC contains these protein-coding regions:
- a CDS encoding GGDEF domain-containing protein gives rise to the protein MKLYLLLKKSIIRGYKNVKFHLFETDNVLIYWPNFSKGILLLGFALLVLMGHLSWYVLNYHSENRIWLNEDYYDYRVFTTYCQILLTVVVSCITFLFRRNRLFRKFMGWFIPLYFGCLLIYSAQTVGIYSPAAMAGIVNILLIGFVFYQPKVIYSIAVIVTVYVVAICYLTSIDVMPYAPLFSEQLNQSNFYKNEFWMKSMAILYIPILIISALFFEILLSQWRRKEKRIETLSRVDSLTEVYNRRYVSDFLTSLYKSKDSKYSVILLDLDFFKMINDSYGHDAGDEVLRRVAKILKSSMRYHDVVGRFGGEEFILILPNQSLQLAVEIADRCRKAIHNEAMLLPNGEEIHVSASFGVAISENGKTMHDVIREADQALYRAKSLGRNQVCFLET